The stretch of DNA TATAGTTAGTGCTCCAAGGGTTTCTATATCTAATATTGATCTCTTTTTTATATTTGATAAATTGATTTTTTATAAACTTATTTAAATTAGTTTCTATATTTATATATATGCTCTCCATTTTTTCTTTTGATAATTCATATACTAATAATTTTTCTAAATCTTCTTTTTTCATAACTTTCCTTTTATTTTTTTAATTTTACCATATGATTTTTTTATTATTAAAATAATTACAAATTGTAATAATAAATAAAATTTAAGTAAATAATTTTCAAATATTATTTTAATTTTAGAAATATCTTAATTCAAATTTGTCACCTTTGGTGAACAACGAGTTGCAAAATTGGGAATAAATTGCGTTAGAAATTTGTGACCACATTTGGCATACTCGCTTAGTTTATTTTCGTAGGCAATTTTTATTATATAATTAAGATATATTTAACTAATATTTAATTTTTATTTAATACTATTTATTAATATTAAATATATTTAAAGTATTATTGATTTTGTTAAATATTTACTATATAATACTTAATAATTTAAAATAAGGTTTAATTAAATGAAATTAGAAGAATTTATGAATAAATATGAACCTAAGAAAAAAAGTTCTGTTTTTGATGAATATTTAGATGATATAAATACTCTTTTAAATCTTAATTATTCGCAGAAACAAATTATAGAATATCTAAAATCAAATTCTAAAAATAAATCTGGATTAACAGAAGCTAATCTTAGCATTTATTTATCAAAGATTAAAAAAGAAAATAAATTTGAAAAAGCAAAAGATAAAATAGTTGATGAAAATTCAAAAGAAATAGTTATTGAAGATAAAATTAAACCTAATCAAAATGAAGAAAAAGCAAAAGCTTATGATGAAATTAAAGAGCATTGTATGGTATTAAGAAAAAAGTATTTAAGTGAGAGTGAACAAAAAGAAGTTAAATCAGTTATTTCATTAATTGATTTTTTTGTAAAAAAAGCAATTAACAAAGATATTACTCAAAAATTACCTAAGAATGATAATTATATAACTCCTATTGAATCAAATGAAGAAGATAACTCAATTTCTATTTATACCAAAATTGCAAAAATGAGAGAAAATAACAGCTTAGGTTAAAAATATTAACCAAAACTTAAATAGATACAATTTCGCACTAGAGGATTAATAAAATGGAAATAGTCTTCTCAAACTTTTGTATATGGGTATTCAGAATGCTTCTAAAAAATGGACTATACCTATTTGGAATTGATCGCTAACTATTTCACAGTTGGCAATATTGTTTGAGGGCAGACTAGATGAATCTTTAAACTTATGACTTAAAAAGTGATTTTTGTTGTTCAAAAAGTCCTAAGGGTTTGAGAGAATCTCCAAATTCTACTTTTTGAACAATTTTTGGAACAAATTATATCTCTAAATAAAGGTTATAAAGCCAATAAGTGAGATTTTCTAATTTTGTTCCAAAATTTAGAGTTAATGATACGATAAATATAGTTTTTCATACCGTTATTTGGTATGAAAAACTTGCTTTTTCATACTAATTTAGTTAAAATGATTCCATGAAAAAACAAAAATGGATTTGGGAATACGAAGAGTATCCTAATTTTAAATATGATAAAGATAGATTATCACTAATATTAAGAGATATTGCATATGAGCAAGGTAAACTAAAAGCTTTTATGCTTTTAATGGATCAAGAAAGTACAAAATACTCTTTAGCTACTACCCTTGAAAATGAGATAATAGCCAGTTGTCAAATTGAAGGAGAAATATTAAATAGACAAAGTGTAAGATCTTCTATTAAACAAAAACTTGGACTTGAATCTCATGAACATTATAATGCTATTAGGAAAGAAGACAACTATGTTGAAATATTAATTGATGCTAATACACATTATAATGAAGCTTTAAATTTAGAAAAAATATTTGGTTGGCATCATGCAATGTTTGAAAAGGGTTACAGTGGATTTTCTAAAATAAAAGTAGCTCAATTCAGAGGCGATGGCTCTATGCAAGTTGTATCAGGTGATTACGGAAAGGAAAAAATTCATTACGAAGCACCACCCTTTGATACATTAGAGCAAGAAATGAATAGTTTTATCCAATGGTTTAATGAAACACCTAGTTCTTTAGAAAAAGCAGCAATTACACATCTTTGGTTTGTAATTATTCACCCTTTTGATGATGGAAATGGTCGTATAACTAGAGCTTTAACAGATAGAGTTTTATCCAAATTAGAAAAGTCTTCTTTTTCAAAAATTTATACTATGTCAAAGAGTATCTATGAAGATAGAAAAGGATACTATAATGCACTAGATAAAACAACAGGTAGATTTGAAAAAGACGAGCCTTTAGATATTACATATTGGATGGAATGGTTTTTTAAAACTCTACATGACGCTTTATTAGATGCCCAAAAACAACTATCATACATTGTTGATAAAACAAAGTTCTGGGATGCTCATAGGGGTGATGAATTAAATGCAAGACAAATTAAAGTATTAAATAAACTTCTAGATATAGGTAATGAAAATTTTAAAGGTGATTTAACAAAGAAGAAATATGTAAAAATTGCTAATACAGCAGAAACCAATGCATCAAGAGACTTAGCAGACTTACTTGAAAAAGCTTGCATCAAAAAAGTTGAAGGTACTTCAGGTAAAGGTACTAAATATACGATAAATCATAAAACTTGATATTTTTAACTAGTGATTAAATGAAGTAGTCAAATTGACTACTTCTTCTTAGCTACATCTTTAATTGCTCTATAGATTGTATTACGAGCTACATGAAAAAACTTAGATAACCATGCAACAGATTTTCCTTTTTCATGCTGCTTGTGTATAACAATTTTCTCTTTAGTATCCAGAATAGCTTTTCTGCCAAACTGAACACCTTTTTTCTTTGCAGCTTCAATCCCTTCTCTAACACGCTCATTTATAAAATCACGTTCAAACTCTGCAATAGCACCTAACATTGTGAATAATAGTCTACCTGCTGGAGATGTTGTATCAATGTTTTGATGTAATACTTTGAGATTTACATCTTTATTTTGTAAAAACTTTGCAATGTTATGAAGGTCTATTACAGACCTTGCTAATCTATCCAGTTTTGTAATATAAAGCACATCACCTTCTCTTACGAAGCCCATCATAATCTTAAATTGCTCGCGATCTACTTCATTCTTTCCTGATCTTTTTTCTGAAAATATCTTTTCACAGCCTGAATTCTTGAGTTGATCAATTTGATTCTCAAGATTTTGACTGGAAGTTGAAACTCTTGCGTAACCTACATTCATAATAAATCCTTTGTATTGAACTTATTATTTATCTCATATATTAGAATGATTGTAAAGTAATATCTATTTTTCGGAAAGTACAGGTTGTTGAACTTGTGTTATGACTCATTTTTTCGTGTCTTATTTCTTGTTGCCAGATCAGTCTAATTTTTACTCTGTTTTCGTATATAAAACCTATTAAAACCCTTACAATTTCTAAAAATATCATAAAATAGAGTAGATAAATAATAAGTTCAACAATCAAGCCAAAAATAGAAGCTATTACAAGTAGTGTAACAGCTAAAAAACTTCTAAATTCAATCTATTTTGAAAAAATATTTTTAATTTTTCCATAATTCTCCAAAGTTAAAAAATTTAAACCATAACAATTTACCAATATGTCAATAGTGACTACTTTACTGTTGGCACTTGACATCGATACCCCATCCCTGATTCTGTAACAATATACTGTGGCATAGATGGATTCTCTTCTATTTTTTTACGAAGTTGCGCCATGAAAACACGTAGATAATGTGTCTCATTTCCATAGCCTCTTCCCCACACATTTTCTAAGACAAAGATATGGGTCAAAATTTTGCCGCGATTTTTGGCAAAAAGAGAGAGAAGTTCAAACTCTTTTTTTGTAAGCTTAACTGGTTTGGAATCGATAATCACCGTTTTATTGATTAAATTAATCGTGAGTTTACCAATTGTAATCTCATCTTGAACAGATTCGTCTTTTTCTTGGACACGACGATATAATGCTTTTATCCGTGCAATCAGTTCACCGATACTGAAAGGTTTAGTCAGGTAATCATCTGCTCCCATATTCAATGCTTCAATCTTTTCACTCTCAATGTCACGTGCACTGACTACTATAATAGGTACATCACTGAACATCTTTGCTTCTTTGATGAACTTTTTGCCATCACCATCAGGAAGCCCTAGATCAAGGAGCACTAACGAGATAGGATTCTGAGAAAGTGTAACAAGACCTGATTTTATTGAGTCTGCTTTTAACAACTCATATCCTGCTGCACCAAGAGAAATAGACAACATTTTTTGGATTCTGCTGTCATCCTCAATCAATAAAATATTTGCCATTTTTATCCTTCTATATTCATTTTTGAGTCATTTGAGTTAATCGGGAGAGTAATTGTCAATACAAATTCACCATAGTGCTTCACCGCATTGATACTCCCCTTATGTGCCTGTATAATCTCTTTGATAATTGAGAGTCCAAGACCTGAACCTTTGATTTTAGCCGAGATTTCAGCCCGATAAAATTTATCAAATATATTAGATAATTCAGACCCATCAATATCGCTAGGATTAGAAACCGTAATTAAAAGATTAGCTCCTCGCTTTACAGCATTAACTTTAATTTCACCGGCTTTTGAGTATTTTAATGCATTATCAAAGAGATTGAGCATTACCTGCTCTAGCAATGAAAAGTCCCCTTTAATAGGTGGTGAATCGACATGAAATCTAAAAGTCATATCTTCCCGTGGATGCTGCTTTAATGCTTTTTGATAGGCAGTTCCCAAAATATCTTCTACATCACACCAATCTTTTTTCAGATGAATCAATCCGTTTTCAAGTCGTGCAAAATCCAAAAGATTTTTAAGAATCCGCTCCATCTCTAAAGCACTATCTTCAATATTTTCCAATAACTGCATTTCGGATGCATCAGAGATAGTTACATCTGGGCTATTAATTGTACTAACTGATCCTAGAATTGCAGCTAAAGGGGTTTTAAGTTCATGATAGACCGAGTTAAACAATACCGATGTTAATTTTTCTGAGGCTTCCACCAATTTAATATGTTGATTTTGGCGAAAGAGACCAATACGCCACAATGAAACTGCAAATGTATTCATAAAAGCAGATAGTAATTCATATGTCGGAGTGTCCAATACTGGCAACTCTATTGCAACCACGGCTAAGGTCTTATTAAAAGCTTTAGATGGGAAATAAGTCATTTCTATATTGGGCAGCGTATTGGTAAATTTTCCGGCACTTTCACCGTTACGATAGACCCATTGTGCACAGGCCTG from Arcobacter suis CECT 7833 encodes:
- a CDS encoding winged helix-turn-helix domain-containing protein, which translates into the protein MANILLIEDDSRIQKMLSISLGAAGYELLKADSIKSGLVTLSQNPISLVLLDLGLPDGDGKKFIKEAKMFSDVPIIVVSARDIESEKIEALNMGADDYLTKPFSIGELIARIKALYRRVQEKDESVQDEITIGKLTINLINKTVIIDSKPVKLTKKEFELLSLFAKNRGKILTHIFVLENVWGRGYGNETHYLRVFMAQLRKKIEENPSMPQYIVTESGMGYRCQVPTVK
- a CDS encoding Fic family protein, producing the protein MKKQKWIWEYEEYPNFKYDKDRLSLILRDIAYEQGKLKAFMLLMDQESTKYSLATTLENEIIASCQIEGEILNRQSVRSSIKQKLGLESHEHYNAIRKEDNYVEILIDANTHYNEALNLEKIFGWHHAMFEKGYSGFSKIKVAQFRGDGSMQVVSGDYGKEKIHYEAPPFDTLEQEMNSFIQWFNETPSSLEKAAITHLWFVIIHPFDDGNGRITRALTDRVLSKLEKSSFSKIYTMSKSIYEDRKGYYNALDKTTGRFEKDEPLDITYWMEWFFKTLHDALLDAQKQLSYIVDKTKFWDAHRGDELNARQIKVLNKLLDIGNENFKGDLTKKKYVKIANTAETNASRDLADLLEKACIKKVEGTSGKGTKYTINHKT
- a CDS encoding recombinase family protein; protein product: MNVGYARVSTSSQNLENQIDQLKNSGCEKIFSEKRSGKNEVDREQFKIMMGFVREGDVLYITKLDRLARSVIDLHNIAKFLQNKDVNLKVLHQNIDTTSPAGRLLFTMLGAIAEFERDFINERVREGIEAAKKKGVQFGRKAILDTKEKIVIHKQHEKGKSVAWLSKFFHVARNTIYRAIKDVAKKK